The Achromobacter pestifer genome includes a region encoding these proteins:
- a CDS encoding branched-chain amino acid ABC transporter permease, with the protein MNVYLLQIINGIGVGMLYFLLAVGLSIVFGLLRFVNFAHGAFYLLGAYFCFQAIQWGLNFWLALAIVPLLVGAAAWVVEKVLLRHVYAQAHEFHILITVGLALVLQELVIVIWGPIGDNVAAPSALQGVVMWGSFIYPKYRLFVIGFTAVFSLLLWYVLEGTRLGSAVRAGSESTEMVSMLGINVFRMFSLVFALGAATAALAGVLAAPIRGVEPFMGIEALGIAFVIVVVGGMGSFFGALVGGLLIGVVQSVMSTLWPEGARLMIYVAMAAVLLLRPHGLMGRG; encoded by the coding sequence ATGAACGTCTATCTCCTCCAGATCATCAATGGGATCGGGGTAGGCATGCTGTACTTCCTTCTGGCAGTCGGCCTGTCCATCGTCTTCGGTCTGTTGCGCTTCGTGAACTTCGCCCATGGGGCGTTCTATCTGCTGGGCGCGTACTTCTGTTTCCAGGCCATCCAGTGGGGCCTTAATTTCTGGCTGGCGCTGGCCATCGTGCCGCTGCTGGTGGGAGCCGCCGCCTGGGTCGTCGAGAAGGTCCTGCTGCGCCATGTCTACGCGCAGGCGCACGAGTTCCACATCCTGATCACGGTAGGCCTGGCGCTGGTGCTGCAGGAGCTGGTCATCGTGATCTGGGGGCCGATAGGCGACAACGTCGCCGCGCCGTCCGCCCTGCAGGGGGTGGTCATGTGGGGCAGCTTTATCTATCCCAAGTACCGCCTGTTCGTGATCGGCTTCACCGCGGTCTTCTCGCTGCTGCTCTGGTACGTGCTGGAAGGCACGCGGCTGGGCAGCGCGGTGCGCGCGGGCAGCGAATCCACCGAGATGGTGTCCATGCTGGGCATCAACGTGTTCCGCATGTTCAGCCTGGTGTTCGCGCTGGGCGCGGCGACCGCGGCCTTGGCGGGCGTGCTGGCGGCGCCCATACGCGGTGTCGAGCCCTTCATGGGCATCGAGGCCCTGGGCATCGCCTTCGTCATCGTGGTGGTGGGAGGCATGGGCAGCTTCTTCGGCGCGCTGGTCGGCGGCCTGCTGATCGGCGTGGTGCAGAGCGTGATGAGCACGCTGTGGCCGGAAGGCGCGCGGCTGATGATCTATGTGGCGATGGCGGCGGTGCTGCTGCTGCGTCCGCACGGCCTGATGGGGAGAGGATGA
- a CDS encoding ABC transporter substrate-binding protein has product MNRRNLLKMAALGAVPGSLWAARSALAQADAIQFGCPVPMSGAFAANGKYADLGMKLALEQYGRALDRPLGYTVLDTEGKPATAVRKVQEISQQKGVKFFAGGILSSEALAMGKEVERAGGVFITTAGADEITGKDCNRATFRWSVPTFGAIEQTVRPLLEKLPNAKRWYTITPQYVFGDGLLSAAKAIFKEKGIEHVGNSYHSLTEKEFSGYLTNAMAAKPDVLLILNFGSQSSDTLRQAVSFGMKQNCTILVAWASGLEQFEGLGADLCEGVYFGAQYWHGIDSPLNKELVQLSRDKTRANPNYSLAGSYICTRIMLDAIARAGSADPAKVIAVMEGMAYEGLTGKEEIRKEDHQVLKNYYLLKGRAKKDMKDKDDYAEIVHSGRSFLPPGETGCKL; this is encoded by the coding sequence TTGAATCGCCGCAACCTGCTGAAAATGGCCGCGCTTGGCGCTGTGCCCGGATCACTATGGGCCGCCCGGTCCGCGCTGGCGCAAGCCGATGCGATCCAGTTCGGGTGTCCAGTGCCCATGTCGGGCGCCTTTGCCGCCAACGGCAAATACGCCGACCTGGGCATGAAACTGGCGCTGGAGCAGTATGGCCGCGCGCTCGACCGGCCGCTGGGCTATACCGTGCTGGACACCGAGGGCAAGCCGGCCACGGCGGTGCGCAAGGTGCAGGAAATCTCGCAGCAGAAGGGCGTCAAGTTCTTCGCCGGCGGCATCCTGTCGTCTGAAGCGCTGGCCATGGGCAAGGAAGTTGAACGCGCCGGCGGCGTCTTCATCACCACCGCGGGCGCGGACGAAATCACCGGCAAGGATTGCAACCGGGCGACCTTCCGCTGGTCGGTGCCCACCTTCGGCGCCATCGAACAGACCGTGCGCCCCTTGCTGGAAAAACTGCCCAACGCCAAGCGCTGGTACACCATCACGCCGCAATACGTGTTCGGCGACGGCCTGCTCAGCGCGGCCAAGGCGATCTTCAAGGAAAAGGGCATCGAGCATGTGGGCAATAGCTACCACTCGCTGACCGAGAAGGAGTTCAGCGGCTACCTCACCAACGCCATGGCCGCCAAGCCGGACGTGCTGCTGATCCTGAACTTCGGTTCGCAATCGTCGGATACGCTGCGCCAAGCCGTCAGCTTCGGCATGAAGCAGAACTGCACCATCCTGGTGGCCTGGGCCTCGGGCCTGGAGCAATTCGAGGGCCTGGGCGCGGATCTGTGCGAAGGCGTGTATTTCGGCGCGCAGTACTGGCACGGCATCGACTCGCCGCTGAACAAGGAACTGGTGCAGCTGTCCCGCGACAAGACGCGCGCCAATCCGAACTACAGCCTGGCGGGCTCCTACATCTGCACCCGCATCATGCTGGACGCCATCGCCCGGGCCGGCAGCGCCGACCCGGCCAAGGTGATCGCCGTCATGGAGGGCATGGCCTACGAAGGCCTGACGGGCAAGGAGGAAATCCGCAAGGAAGACCACCAGGTCCTGAAGAACTACTACCTGCTCAAGGGCCGCGCCAAGAAGGACATGAAGGACAAGGACGACTATGCCGAGATCGTGCATAGCGGCCGCTCCTTCCTGCCGCCCGGGGAAACCGGCTGCAAGCTGTAG
- a CDS encoding FadR/GntR family transcriptional regulator, whose protein sequence is MAFNSHDLLAAGASSPPKRSDLVAEEIKRLITAKNLLPGDKLPRESELQSMFSVSKSTMREALKSLEVQGLVKVSTGPGGGGTVVEVPLDRTFQLMQNYLFFKEVRIEDIYQVRKLLEPELAASAVPFLTEAHFAALEENIACCDPSAEHVDDPLAQRQEEINFHDIFAAACPNPFLRFSCEMTNEMIRQLTVFDNEMPLSEQQRFGSANTGFHRNILAAARERDVEKVRDLMSEHMQDAMRSVKRMHGKLEGRLILDSEMSRRNVTRKARRGGGKKA, encoded by the coding sequence ATGGCGTTCAATAGTCACGACCTACTAGCCGCGGGCGCGTCGAGTCCGCCCAAGCGCAGCGACCTGGTCGCCGAGGAGATCAAGCGGCTGATCACGGCCAAGAACCTGTTGCCGGGCGACAAGCTGCCGCGCGAGAGCGAGCTGCAAAGCATGTTCTCGGTCAGCAAGAGCACCATGCGCGAAGCGCTCAAGTCGCTGGAGGTGCAGGGGCTGGTGAAGGTCAGCACCGGGCCGGGCGGCGGCGGCACCGTGGTCGAGGTGCCGCTGGACCGTACCTTCCAGCTGATGCAGAACTACCTGTTCTTCAAGGAAGTTCGGATCGAGGACATCTACCAGGTGCGCAAGCTGCTGGAGCCCGAGCTTGCGGCCAGCGCCGTGCCCTTCCTGACGGAGGCGCATTTCGCCGCGCTGGAGGAGAACATCGCCTGCTGCGATCCGTCGGCCGAGCATGTCGACGACCCGCTGGCCCAGCGCCAGGAAGAGATCAATTTCCACGACATCTTCGCGGCCGCCTGCCCCAATCCGTTCCTGCGGTTCAGCTGCGAGATGACCAACGAAATGATCCGGCAGCTGACCGTGTTCGACAACGAAATGCCCTTGTCCGAACAGCAGCGCTTCGGCAGCGCCAACACGGGTTTCCACCGCAATATCCTGGCGGCGGCGCGCGAGCGCGACGTCGAAAAGGTGCGCGACCTGATGAGCGAACACATGCAGGACGCGATGCGTTCGGTCAAGCGCATGCACGGCAAGCTCGAGGGCCGGCTGATCCTGGACTCCGAGATGTCGCGGCGCAACGTCACGCGCAAGGCGCGCCGCGGCGGCGGCAAGAAGGCCTGA
- a CDS encoding Zn-dependent hydrolase yields MEMNTLEAVSGIRIDGSRLWNSLMELARIGATDKGGVCRLALSDLDRQGRDLVCAWARELGCSVRVDAIGNIFMRRPGLRDELPAVMTGSHIDTQPTGGKFDGNYGVLAGIEVLRTLHERGIATEAPLEVVVWTNEEGSRFVPVMMGSGVYAGAFTLEHALAARDRDGVSVDQALRAIGYAGPEPARPGAVGAYFEAHIEQGPILEDRGITIGAVQGALGQRWYDVVITGQEAHAGPTPMELRRDALLTASRLVLEVNRIALEHAPHGRGTVGCIDSFPNSRNVIPGRVALTVDLRAADDATLDSMAAAFARVCEELAEPGRFQVESKEVVYFPPQPFEPRLVQAIRDGARTLGLDSLDVISGAGHDAVYMARVAPTAMIFVPCKDGISHNEIEDAQPEHLEAGCNVLLHAMLRCCGRIQLAEGGAQ; encoded by the coding sequence ATGGAAATGAACACATTGGAGGCCGTCAGCGGCATCCGCATCGACGGCAGCCGTCTTTGGAACTCGTTGATGGAGCTGGCCCGCATCGGCGCCACCGACAAGGGGGGAGTGTGCCGGCTGGCGCTGAGCGACCTGGACCGGCAGGGCCGCGACCTGGTCTGCGCCTGGGCCCGGGAGCTGGGTTGCAGCGTGCGCGTGGACGCCATCGGCAATATCTTCATGCGCCGCCCGGGCCTGCGCGATGAGCTGCCCGCCGTGATGACCGGCAGCCATATCGACACCCAGCCCACCGGCGGCAAGTTCGACGGCAACTACGGCGTGCTCGCCGGCATCGAGGTTCTGCGCACCCTGCATGAGCGCGGCATCGCCACCGAAGCGCCGCTGGAAGTGGTGGTGTGGACCAACGAAGAGGGCTCGCGCTTCGTGCCGGTGATGATGGGCTCGGGCGTGTACGCGGGCGCCTTTACGCTGGAGCATGCGCTGGCGGCGCGGGACCGCGACGGCGTCAGCGTGGACCAGGCGCTGCGCGCCATCGGCTACGCGGGTCCGGAGCCTGCCCGGCCGGGAGCCGTCGGCGCCTACTTCGAGGCGCACATCGAGCAAGGCCCCATCCTGGAGGACCGCGGCATCACCATCGGCGCGGTGCAGGGCGCCTTGGGCCAGCGCTGGTACGACGTGGTCATCACCGGCCAGGAAGCGCATGCCGGGCCCACGCCCATGGAACTGCGCCGCGACGCCTTGCTGACCGCTTCCAGGCTGGTGCTGGAGGTCAACCGGATCGCGCTGGAGCACGCGCCGCATGGCCGCGGCACGGTGGGCTGCATCGACAGCTTCCCGAACTCGCGCAACGTGATCCCGGGCCGGGTGGCGCTCACCGTGGACCTGCGCGCCGCCGATGACGCCACGCTGGACAGCATGGCCGCGGCGTTCGCCCGCGTCTGCGAGGAACTGGCCGAGCCGGGCCGCTTCCAGGTCGAAAGCAAGGAGGTGGTGTATTTCCCGCCGCAGCCCTTCGAGCCCCGGCTGGTGCAGGCGATCCGCGACGGCGCGCGCACGCTGGGCCTGGATTCGCTGGATGTGATCAGCGGCGCGGGCCACGACGCGGTCTACATGGCGCGGGTGGCGCCCACCGCCATGATCTTCGTGCCGTGCAAGGATGGCATCAGCCACAACGAGATCGAGGACGCGCAGCCCGAGCATCTGGAGGCGGGCTGCAATGTGCTGCTGCACGCCATGTTGCGCTGCTGCGGGCGTATCCAGCTTGCGGAAGGAGGCGCGCAATGA
- a CDS encoding ABC transporter ATP-binding protein, which translates to MSQENLVPLLKASGIVKRFGKFVALHGVDLQVRPRTVHSVIGPNGAGKTTLFHILTGTLRTSEGSIVFDGKDVTQEADYQRVQRGIARSFQVTSLFANLSVRENLRLAAQGAHRAGAFDCWHPPTGQRSQREVVDAALERLGLARFSEVAAGALSHGQQRRLEVGMALAARPRAIFLDEPTSGMGVDDLEEMKRLIRSLRDDHTVVLIEHNMNIVMDISDTITVMQQGRVLVEGTPQAIRSDERVRAAYLGNMITGGRA; encoded by the coding sequence ATGAGCCAGGAAAATCTCGTGCCGCTGCTGAAAGCCAGCGGCATCGTCAAGCGCTTTGGCAAGTTCGTGGCCCTGCATGGCGTTGATCTGCAGGTGCGGCCGCGCACCGTGCATTCCGTGATCGGCCCCAACGGCGCAGGCAAGACCACGCTGTTCCACATCCTGACGGGCACGCTGCGCACCAGCGAGGGCAGCATCGTGTTCGACGGCAAGGACGTGACGCAGGAGGCCGACTACCAGCGCGTGCAGCGCGGCATCGCGCGCTCCTTCCAGGTCACCAGCCTGTTCGCCAACCTGTCGGTGCGGGAAAACCTGCGGTTGGCGGCGCAGGGCGCGCATCGCGCCGGCGCGTTCGACTGCTGGCATCCTCCAACAGGTCAGCGATCTCAGCGCGAAGTTGTCGACGCAGCGCTGGAACGCCTGGGGTTGGCACGATTTTCCGAGGTCGCGGCGGGCGCGTTGTCGCACGGCCAGCAGCGGCGCCTGGAAGTGGGCATGGCGCTGGCGGCCAGGCCGCGCGCCATCTTCCTGGACGAGCCCACCTCAGGCATGGGGGTGGACGACCTGGAGGAAATGAAGCGTCTGATCCGCAGCCTGCGCGACGACCACACGGTGGTGCTGATCGAGCACAACATGAACATCGTGATGGACATCTCCGACACGATCACGGTGATGCAGCAGGGCCGTGTGCTGGTCGAAGGCACGCCCCAGGCGATCCGCAGCGACGAGCGGGTGCGCGCCGCGTACCTGGGTAATATGATCACGGGAGGCCGGGCATGA
- a CDS encoding AMP-binding protein, producing the protein MTGSTIHAGGERLPGAALAARGEQVAAGLAAMGVREGDVIAVLLRNGLPYLELILACKRLGCYYCPINWHFTGAEVAFLVADSGARLLIAHADLWLPLRDALPAGLPVLLAGASAAQSGQADYDAWRDRQQPYDGPRVAPRGHMAYTSGTTGQPKGVVRAPFPLEHLARHLQQVEAVVEAAYGLRPGSRALLPAPIYHSAPSVYAQVALRVCETFVLTDRFDPVEVLRLIEAHRIDTVYLVPIMYVRLLKLDAATRAAHDLSSLRFVASTGAPCAPEIKRAMIDWLGPVIHETYASSEAGMVTVIDSHEALARPGSAGRPIGGAQVRIHAEDGSLCAAGQVGRIHVRQPAYADFTYRNNPQARADVEKDGLIGLGDLGYLDADGYLYVCDRESDLVISGGVNIYPAEVEHQLMQYPGVADCAVFGVPDDEYGERLMALVQPVAGASPEPEALTQWLAQRIARYKVPRELQLRAELPRDDNGKIAKRRLRAEFWAGRQRQV; encoded by the coding sequence ATGACGGGCAGCACGATCCACGCGGGCGGCGAGCGCTTGCCGGGCGCGGCGCTGGCCGCGCGCGGCGAACAGGTCGCCGCCGGCCTGGCGGCGATGGGCGTGCGGGAAGGCGACGTGATCGCCGTGCTATTGCGCAACGGCCTGCCTTATCTGGAGCTCATCCTGGCCTGCAAGCGGTTGGGCTGCTACTACTGCCCGATCAATTGGCACTTCACTGGCGCCGAAGTGGCGTTCCTGGTCGCAGACAGCGGCGCTCGCCTGCTGATCGCCCATGCCGACCTGTGGCTGCCGCTGCGCGATGCGCTACCGGCCGGCCTGCCCGTGCTGTTGGCCGGCGCCAGCGCGGCGCAGTCCGGGCAGGCGGATTACGACGCCTGGCGCGACCGCCAGCAGCCCTATGACGGTCCGCGCGTGGCGCCGCGCGGCCACATGGCCTATACCTCCGGCACCACCGGCCAGCCCAAGGGCGTGGTGCGCGCGCCGTTCCCGCTGGAACACCTGGCGCGCCACCTGCAACAGGTCGAAGCGGTGGTGGAGGCGGCCTACGGCCTGCGCCCGGGATCGCGCGCCTTGCTGCCTGCGCCGATCTACCACAGCGCGCCCAGCGTATACGCGCAGGTGGCCCTGCGGGTCTGCGAGACCTTTGTGCTGACCGACAGGTTCGACCCGGTGGAGGTCCTGCGCCTGATCGAGGCGCACCGCATCGATACGGTCTATCTGGTGCCCATCATGTATGTGCGCCTCTTGAAGCTGGACGCCGCCACGCGCGCCGCGCATGACCTGTCGTCGCTGCGCTTCGTGGCTTCGACGGGCGCACCCTGCGCGCCGGAAATCAAGCGCGCCATGATCGATTGGCTGGGCCCCGTCATCCACGAAACCTATGCATCGAGCGAGGCGGGCATGGTCACGGTCATCGATTCGCACGAAGCGCTCGCCCGCCCCGGCAGCGCCGGCCGGCCCATCGGCGGCGCGCAGGTCAGGATCCATGCCGAAGACGGGTCCCTCTGCGCGGCGGGCCAGGTCGGGCGGATCCACGTGCGCCAGCCGGCCTACGCGGACTTCACCTATCGCAACAACCCGCAGGCCCGCGCCGACGTGGAGAAGGACGGACTCATCGGCCTGGGCGACCTGGGCTATCTGGACGCCGACGGCTATCTCTACGTGTGCGACCGCGAATCGGACCTGGTGATCTCGGGCGGCGTGAACATCTATCCCGCCGAGGTCGAACACCAGCTGATGCAGTATCCGGGCGTGGCGGATTGCGCGGTGTTCGGCGTGCCCGACGACGAATACGGAGAGCGGCTGATGGCGCTGGTGCAGCCCGTGGCCGGCGCCTCGCCCGAACCCGAGGCGCTGACGCAATGGCTGGCGCAACGGATTGCGCGCTACAAGGTGCCGCGCGAACTGCAACTGCGCGCGGAACTGCCGCGCGACGACAACGGCAAGATCGCCAAGCGCAGGCTGCGCGCCGAATTCTGGGCGGGCCGGCAGCGCCAGGTATAG
- a CDS encoding ABC transporter ATP-binding protein, producing MMLHVDAIHSYYGKSHILQGVSLELPQGEVVTLLGRNGAGKSTTLKTIAGVIAPKGGAVRYGGRDIAGLPAHKIASMGICLVPEHRGIFKLLTVEENLKLGLSRDSPWQLDDIYGIFPRLKERRKNGGGQLSGGEQQMLAIGRALMNHPRVLMLDEPVEGLAPVIVEEIVAQIKSIKQAGVTILLVEQNLEVCTQLADRHFIIEQGSIVYEGSNAEFMADENVKDRYLGVGV from the coding sequence ATGATGCTGCATGTCGACGCCATACACAGCTACTACGGCAAGAGCCATATCCTGCAAGGCGTGTCGCTGGAGCTGCCGCAAGGCGAGGTGGTCACGCTGCTCGGCCGCAACGGCGCGGGCAAGTCCACCACGCTCAAGACCATCGCCGGCGTGATCGCGCCCAAGGGCGGCGCGGTGCGCTACGGCGGACGCGACATCGCCGGACTGCCGGCGCACAAGATCGCGTCCATGGGGATCTGCCTGGTGCCCGAGCACCGCGGCATCTTCAAGCTGCTGACGGTCGAGGAAAACCTGAAGCTGGGCTTGAGCCGCGACTCCCCTTGGCAGCTGGACGACATCTACGGCATCTTTCCCCGCCTGAAGGAGCGCCGCAAGAACGGCGGCGGCCAGTTGTCGGGCGGCGAACAGCAGATGCTGGCCATCGGACGCGCGCTCATGAACCATCCGCGCGTGCTGATGCTGGACGAGCCGGTCGAAGGCCTGGCGCCGGTGATCGTCGAGGAGATCGTGGCGCAGATCAAGTCCATCAAGCAAGCCGGCGTCACCATCCTGCTGGTGGAGCAGAACCTGGAAGTCTGCACCCAGCTGGCCGACCGCCATTTCATCATCGAACAGGGATCCATTGTCTACGAAGGCAGCAACGCTGAATTCATGGCGGATGAAAACGTGAAGGACCGATACCTGGGCGTGGGTGTCTAG
- a CDS encoding M81 family metallopeptidase encodes MKALLARLNHETNTFSPVPTPLSAFGNGGPAYDAAAYEENKGKRTAMSAFIDLAEARGAELVTPVSATAYPSGRVDGQAYAELCDRIVAAAPGCDVILLDLHGAMAVETTDDGEGDLLERLRAAAPGAPIAVALDLHGNVTQKMMDNADVIVSFKTYPHIDMYETGEHAGRLLFAGIDGLCKPVMAWRRLPLVSHSLRSNTAEGAMRAAVDAARQAEAAGTLGVSVLAGFGLADIPHPCVSVVAVADGDRAEAERVAGEIAALIWEQRDGFFYDSEPLAESLARAKALTEGASKPVLLLDHGDNCMSGGTCDTLDVLMAALDAGLEGIQAGLYCDPEAVAELTRAGVGATVELPVGNKRAIDEIGRAAQPVTLRGTVRALSNGEYVISGPTYTGQLACMGRSAVLDIGAAQLVLTEQTHEPWDLGVFQSLGLDPSRARFVLVKSRMYCRPVFVPISQALVECDSPGVTSSDWSLFEFRRRARPLYPLEPMAAADYDPREGRR; translated from the coding sequence ATGAAGGCGCTGCTCGCAAGGCTGAACCATGAAACCAACACCTTCTCGCCGGTGCCCACGCCCTTGTCGGCCTTCGGCAACGGCGGTCCCGCCTACGATGCGGCGGCCTACGAAGAAAACAAGGGCAAGCGCACGGCGATGTCGGCTTTCATAGACCTGGCCGAAGCGCGCGGCGCCGAGCTGGTCACGCCGGTCTCGGCCACCGCCTATCCCAGCGGCCGGGTCGACGGCCAAGCCTATGCGGAACTCTGCGACCGCATCGTGGCCGCCGCGCCGGGTTGCGACGTCATCCTGCTGGATCTGCATGGCGCCATGGCGGTGGAGACCACCGACGACGGCGAGGGCGACCTGCTCGAACGCTTGCGCGCCGCCGCGCCCGGCGCGCCGATCGCGGTGGCGCTGGACCTGCACGGCAACGTCACGCAGAAGATGATGGACAACGCCGACGTCATCGTCAGCTTCAAGACCTATCCCCATATCGACATGTACGAAACCGGCGAGCACGCCGGCAGGCTGCTGTTCGCGGGCATTGACGGCCTGTGCAAGCCGGTCATGGCGTGGCGCCGGCTGCCGCTGGTGTCGCATTCCCTGCGCAGCAACACCGCCGAAGGGGCCATGCGCGCCGCCGTCGATGCGGCGCGCCAGGCGGAGGCCGCGGGGACGCTGGGCGTGTCGGTGCTGGCGGGCTTCGGCCTGGCCGACATCCCGCATCCCTGCGTCAGCGTGGTGGCGGTCGCCGACGGCGATCGCGCCGAGGCGGAGCGCGTGGCGGGCGAGATCGCCGCCCTGATCTGGGAGCAGCGCGACGGCTTTTTCTACGACAGCGAGCCGCTGGCTGAGTCGCTGGCGCGCGCCAAGGCCCTGACCGAGGGCGCAAGCAAGCCGGTGCTGCTGCTGGACCACGGCGACAACTGCATGAGCGGCGGCACCTGTGACACCCTGGACGTGCTGATGGCCGCGCTGGATGCCGGATTGGAAGGGATTCAGGCCGGGCTGTATTGCGACCCCGAAGCCGTCGCCGAGCTGACCCGCGCCGGCGTCGGCGCCACGGTCGAGCTGCCGGTGGGCAACAAGCGCGCCATCGATGAGATCGGCCGGGCGGCGCAGCCCGTCACGCTGCGCGGCACCGTGCGCGCGCTGAGCAACGGCGAATACGTGATCAGCGGCCCGACCTATACCGGACAACTGGCCTGCATGGGCCGCAGCGCGGTGCTGGACATAGGCGCCGCGCAACTGGTGCTGACCGAGCAGACCCACGAGCCCTGGGACCTGGGCGTGTTCCAAAGCCTGGGCCTGGATCCGTCCCGCGCCCGCTTCGTGCTGGTGAAGTCGCGCATGTACTGCCGGCCGGTGTTCGTGCCGATCTCCCAGGCGCTGGTCGAATGCGACAGCCCAGGCGTGACCAGCTCCGACTGGTCGCTGTTCGAATTCCGCAGGCGCGCGAGGCCGCTATACCCGCTGGAACCCATGGCGGCGGCAGACTACGACCCTCGCGAAGGGCGTCGATAA
- a CDS encoding branched-chain amino acid ABC transporter permease, whose translation MTRLKSHAQLLLALAVVLLLPLCMQSGSLASEVLIYALAVLGCNLLLGFTGLLSFGQGIFFGLGSYAVGLLLTRTGLPMPLALLAAMAVGALGATLVGWFAIRQRGTYFVMLTLAFAQMFYFLAYSLPDLTGGDNGLLDVPRPPLSVAGVELLPLASPWQFYTFVAVCFLAIFWLLQRVTNSVFGRTLLAIRDNEARAMAVGYNVRLFKLSAFAISGAVTALAGAFLAMMTGIAPLSSIEYHSSEMILVMTVIGGTGNLFASVLGAAFYVLFADWLSTLWPRWLMLLGFLLIAVSLFMQKGLWGLGVRIWLALRRKPAVAESAAKESRA comes from the coding sequence ATGACGCGCTTGAAATCTCATGCCCAATTGCTGCTGGCGCTGGCCGTGGTGTTGCTGCTGCCGCTGTGCATGCAGTCGGGGTCGCTGGCCTCGGAAGTGTTGATCTACGCGCTGGCGGTGCTGGGCTGCAACCTGCTGCTGGGATTCACCGGCCTGCTGTCGTTCGGCCAGGGCATCTTCTTCGGCCTGGGCAGCTATGCCGTCGGCCTCCTGCTGACGCGCACCGGCCTGCCCATGCCGCTGGCGCTGCTGGCCGCGATGGCGGTGGGCGCGCTGGGGGCCACCTTGGTGGGCTGGTTCGCGATCCGCCAGCGCGGCACCTACTTCGTGATGCTGACGCTGGCTTTCGCGCAGATGTTCTACTTCCTGGCGTACAGCCTGCCCGACCTGACCGGGGGCGACAACGGCCTGCTGGATGTCCCGCGTCCGCCGCTGTCGGTGGCGGGCGTGGAGCTCTTGCCGCTGGCGTCGCCCTGGCAGTTCTACACGTTCGTGGCGGTGTGCTTCCTGGCGATATTCTGGCTGCTGCAGCGCGTGACCAACTCGGTGTTCGGCCGCACCTTGCTCGCGATCCGCGACAACGAGGCGCGCGCCATGGCGGTGGGCTACAACGTGCGCCTGTTCAAGTTGTCGGCTTTCGCCATTTCCGGGGCCGTGACGGCGCTGGCCGGCGCCTTCCTCGCCATGATGACCGGCATTGCGCCGCTGTCCAGCATCGAATACCACAGCAGCGAAATGATTCTGGTCATGACGGTCATAGGCGGCACCGGCAATCTGTTCGCCTCGGTGCTGGGCGCTGCGTTCTATGTGCTGTTCGCGGACTGGCTTTCCACCTTGTGGCCGCGCTGGCTGATGCTGCTGGGATTCTTGCTGATCGCGGTCAGCCTGTTCATGCAGAAGGGCTTGTGGGGGCTGGGAGTACGCATCTGGCTGGCGCTGCGGCGCAAGCCTGCCGTCGCGGAATCGGCCGCCAAGGAGAGCCGCGCATGA
- a CDS encoding Bug family tripartite tricarboxylate transporter substrate binding protein → MASRLNHRLRRIAAAAIFALAGPSAALAAYPEKPIKLVVPYTPGGAADQLSRVLAEGLARDLGQPVLVENKPGANTMVAATYVARAAPDGYTVFLSSNASMVLNPMLYQRIAYDAARDFQPLTIVAELPLVLVASNAVPATNLAEFVAYAKARPGKLNYASVGIGSPLQLAIELLKSRTGMDLTHVPYNGSAPALTSLMGNDTQLMADVVSTSLPLVREHKLKALAVTTSERLAVLPDVPTVAESGFPGFRAATWFGLAVPRAVPQADAQRLQAAIDKVLRDPALRGRFEPLGLVIQAPRSQAQVDAYLQEDRQRWGEVIEANKIKMD, encoded by the coding sequence ATGGCATCTAGACTGAATCACAGGCTGCGCCGCATCGCGGCCGCGGCGATCTTCGCGCTTGCGGGGCCGTCAGCGGCGTTGGCGGCATACCCGGAAAAGCCCATCAAGCTAGTCGTGCCCTACACGCCGGGCGGCGCGGCCGACCAACTGTCGCGGGTCTTGGCCGAAGGCCTTGCGCGCGACCTGGGGCAACCCGTCTTGGTGGAGAACAAGCCCGGCGCCAACACCATGGTCGCCGCCACCTATGTGGCCCGCGCAGCGCCCGACGGCTACACGGTCTTTCTGTCCAGCAACGCCAGCATGGTGCTCAATCCCATGCTTTACCAGCGCATTGCCTACGACGCCGCGCGCGACTTCCAGCCGCTGACCATCGTCGCCGAACTGCCGCTGGTGCTGGTGGCAAGCAACGCCGTGCCCGCCACCAATCTGGCCGAGTTCGTCGCCTACGCCAAGGCGCGGCCGGGTAAGCTCAACTATGCTTCCGTGGGCATCGGCAGCCCGCTGCAGCTGGCGATCGAACTGCTGAAATCGCGCACCGGCATGGACCTGACGCACGTTCCCTATAACGGCAGCGCACCGGCGCTCACGTCGCTGATGGGCAACGATACGCAGTTGATGGCGGATGTGGTCAGCACCTCGCTGCCGCTGGTGCGGGAACACAAGCTCAAGGCGCTTGCCGTCACGACCAGCGAGCGGCTCGCTGTGCTGCCGGACGTGCCGACCGTCGCGGAAAGCGGCTTTCCGGGGTTTCGCGCCGCCACCTGGTTTGGCCTGGCCGTGCCTCGCGCCGTGCCGCAGGCCGATGCGCAGCGCTTGCAGGCGGCCATCGACAAGGTGTTGCGGGATCCGGCCTTGCGCGGCCGCTTCGAGCCGCTGGGCCTCGTGATCCAGGCGCCGCGCAGCCAGGCACAGGTCGATGCCTACCTGCAGGAAGACCGCCAGCGTTGGGGCGAGGTGATCGAGGCCAACAAGATCAAGATGGATTGA